The nucleotide sequence ATCATTTCGTTTTCCTGAAGCTGAAGGGAGAGGTCTTTCTCTCCTGTTTCTTTTTCAATCCGTTTTTGTTTTTCAGCCGCAGTTTGCCTCATGCTTGTCAGATAGGCTGTCAGCTCTGCGCGGCTGATGCTCAGCTGCTGGCATTCTCTCTCAAGCTGCTTGATCTCTTTCTCTTTTTCTTCAATGAAATCAATGCTCTTTGCAACTCTGGTTTTCAGCTCTTCAAATTGTTCATCTTTCTCCCGGATCAGCCGCTGCTCTTCTGCTGCCTGGTCAGCTGTAAGGTCACCAAACGTTTCTGTCCACTTTTCAAGTGCAGCATTGTGTTCCTTTTCTGCCTGTTGCCGTTTTTCTGCTGCTTCCTGATGCTCAGAAACAAGGGTGCCATGCGTAAACTCAAGCTGGCGAAGAGCTTCATTTTGCTTCCTTACGGATGAGTCAAGCTTTGTATACTGCTCTTTCATTTGAAGAAAATCCTGAGTTAATGATTTTGATTCTGTTAACACATCCATTTCATCATTCCTGTCTTTAACATCAGTTAAGACAGAGGATAAAAACGAATAGGATGAGACCATTTCTTTTGAGAGGTCTTCCCACTTTTCTTTTGCATTCTCCAATTGCAGCGTCAGAAGCGCATCTTGGCCTGCCTGCTTTTCAAGCATTTCAAGATTTGATCCATCTGAAGATTCCAACGCCTTGAAGTCAGCCGGCGCAGGGTGATGAACAGATCCGCATACAGGGCACGGCTCATCAGCGGTGAGGCTTTTTGCAAGCATTTCTGCCATGTTTCTCTGAACATTTTTCTTTTCCTGCTGGAGCAGCTGTTGTCTCGTCTCTGCAAGTTTTTTGTGCTGGTTCAGCACTTCGCAGCTTGCATGATAGCCCCATTGCACATTGTCATAGAGAGCTTTTAAGCTGCCTTCAGCTTCTTGAATTTCCCCCTTTGCCTGCTTCAGTATTTCATCAGATTGACCGATCTTCTGCTTCTTATGCTCTGCTTTATTCTTCCATTCAGCAAGGACCGACTCGGCATTTGCAAGGAACATTCTTTGTTCTGACGCAGCCCGTATTCGTTCTCTTTCTTTGCTTGTTACTGTATTTTTCTCCATCTGCTCTTTTAAAAGATTTTGCTTTTGAACAGCTTTTTTCAAAAGCTCATTTGCCCGCGCAGCAGTTTCCTCTTTTTCTGAGAGTTCAGTTGTCAGGCGATTGTGCTGTGCTTCCTTTTCTTCAAGCAGGCGGTTTTCATTTTTCAGTTCTTCTTCCAGAGCAAGCAGCTGCAGGAGCTGTTCTTTTCTTGAAGCAAGCGCGGGCTCATCGGCTGCCTTTTGTTTCCGTATCTGTTCATAGGCCGATGCCGCCGCAGCATAGGAGCGCTTTTGTCTTTGCCATTCCTGTGAAGACTCTTCCTTTATCCTGCTGCTGAGTTCTTTTTCCCGCTCAGCCGTTTGCAGTGCTTCGGCGTATGGTTTTGCCAAATCCGCTTTTTCTGCGCGGTCAAGTTTTGCTGCCAGCTGTTCGATGTCCGCTTTCCGCTTTTCAAGCTCTGCAAGTTCCTTTTCATAGCTTTCCTGTTCAAGCTGAAGTGCCCGGACTTCCTCAAGCTCTTGATGCTGCCTGACTGTTTCTTCATATTCCTTCTGCCTTTTTTCTAAAAGAAGATTTACGCCTTTCAGCTCTTCTTCCGCCAGTTTAACGGCTTCCTCTGAAGCATCTCCAAGACCTGCCTGTTCGGCTGAAATCTCGTTCTGCTCTCCCCTGGCATCCATCAGCCGTTTTCTGACCTTTTTGACAAGCTCTTCCCCGTATTGCTCCAAGTGGAAAAGCCGCTGCAGCATCTGTCTTCTTTCAGCTCCCTTGAGAGATAAAAATTCTGCAAACTTGCCCTGCGGAAGCACGACTGCCCTTGTGAAATCATCAATGGTCAAGCCTAAAAGAGCATGTACTTTTTCATTCACTTCCGCTGCTTTATCCGCAAGGACCGCTGTTTCCTCGCCATGCTCAAGAATTCTGCACAGCGCGGTTTTCACCCGGTGCTCATCTGTCCGCTTAAACATCCTTTCAACCGAATACCGCTTCAGGCTTTCGGCATTTTCCAGTTCAAATGTAAACGAGACATGAACAGTATCCTCGGCATGATTGATGATTCCGTGAGTGTTGTTTGCCGCCCGCTCCACTTTTCCGTACAGAGCGAGTGTCATGGCGTCAAGAATCGAGGATTTCCCGCTTCCGGTCGGTCCGAATATACCGAATACGCCGCCTTCGCAGAGAGAACTGAAATCTACGGTCTGTTTTTCTCTGAAGCTGTGAAGCCCCGAGATGGTAAGTGCGATTGGCTTCATCCTCTGTCCTCCTCATCTTTCGACTCATCATGAACCATATCAAGGAAAAGTTTCATCGTTTCCCCGTCCGGCTGAGCCCCACCGGTCTGTTTTTCATAAAACCTCGTAAAAAGCTCGTGAATGGGCAGGTTCGCCCTGCTTTCACGGATTTCTTCGTTCATGTTCTTTTCAAAAACCGGACGAATATGAACAAAGCCCGGATGTGATTTTCTCAACCTGTGAATTTCCTCAAGGGAAAGAGTATCCTTCAGGTGCACCTCAAGGTCAATCCAGGCAAGCCTGTCCTTCCCTTCATCCAGCCACTGATGAACCTGATGAAGACCTTCCTGGGCTCTCCATTTCACAAGAGGCTTTCCGCTTGAGAGGAGAATCTCGGATACCTGTGCCTGTCCTCCAGGATCTGCCTCCACCATCGTGACGGATTTCGCATAGCCAGATTCAGAAAAACTGTAGGCAAGCGGCGAGCCGGAATATCTGGCTACAGAGCTCGCCCGCTTCAGCGTTTGAGGACGGTGGAGGTGGCCTAGCGCCGTATACTGAGCAAGTTCCGGAAGGCTTGAGGCAGCGACCGTATATGCCCCGCCTACTTCAATCGGCCTTTCTGAGTCGGTCGAGCTCCCGCCTGCGACATAGATGTGGCTCATCGCAAGATTCACTGTGTCTTTTCTGAACTTTCCCGCCATCACGGCAAACAAATCTCTGATCCGCTCGTCATATGAGTTGCGGAGCAGTATTTCATCGTGGGTGTCTGAAAGAACCTCTTTAAGCCTTGCCTCAGAAGGATAGGCAAGAGCAGCCATGGCCATCGTCTGGCCGGCAGACGGCACATCAATTGTCAGTACATCCGCTGTCGGGTAGCCAACCAAGTAGATCCCCTGGGTATCTGCAAGGGGCGAAGCAGCCTGAACCCGTTCCGGATTGTCATGATTCCCTGCAATCACAACGACAGGCCGGTTTCCCTTGTCCGAAAGTCTTGAGATGCTCTCATAAAACAGCTGTTCAGCCGCTGCGGGCGGATTAACTGTGTCAAATACGTCTCCGGCCATGATAATGGCATCCGCTTTTTCATCCGCGGCGATCAGGGAGAGCTCATCTAAAAACTGGGCCTGCTCTTCAAGCCGGCTCCTTCCTTCAAGCGTCCTTCCAAGATGCCAGTCTGCTGTGTGCAGAATTCTCATAAGCTTCTCTCCTTTAAAAAAGCTCAAGCTGCGCCAAGAGGCGCACCCTGAGCTTGTTCTTTTTCTTTACATTTCCAGCACATGCCCTCCGTCAAAGAAATACAGCACCTTTGAAGAGAGCGGTTTTTTCGTTATTTTTTCAATGGCTTTGCCGTAGAGGTCAAGCTGCACGCTGTAGCGGCGTGCAAGGACAGGCTTTGCATCCTCGAAGCCTCCCGGAAATTTCCCGTGAATAGCATCTGTCTTGTAATCAAGCAGCACGACTCCTTCTTCGTCTTCAAACAGACAGTCAATAACCCCCTGGATAAGCACCTGTTCACCGCTTGCTGCCTCGTACAGCTCTTCAGCCGGCAGGGCATAGCTGAAGGGCACTTCCCGTTCGATGCGGTCTGCTTTTTGAAGGCGCATGCCGATATCTGTTTCAAAAAAATGGACAATGGCAGCAATATTGATGCTGTCCGCCTGCGCTCTTGTCAAAATTTCTTTTTCAACAAGCTCGTTTACTTTCAATGCAGTATTTTCTTTCGTCACAGGCTCTCTGACATTCAGCTGCTGCATGACGGCATGCATGGCTGTCCCTTTTTCGGCTGCTGTGAGAGTTTTCTTCTGCATGAATTTAGGGCGGTCAAACATATACGTATCCTTCTGATTTTCGAGAATCCGGATGTCGCTGAATTCATCCCGCGTTTCCTGCTGCCTCTTCACTTCTGAAACGGACTGCTTGGATCTGCACACAGAGGCGAACTGATGAGGATAGACCCATGAGAGCTGCTTTTCAATCTGATCGCGGTATGCTGACTGCTCTGCGATTGGCTCCAGATTTTTCAAGGCTGTGAGCATGTCCTCATCATATTTCTTTTCTTCTGCCCGGATATCGTAAAGGTCCGTTTCTTTCACCATGGAGATTAACCATCTGGAAGGATGTGTAAGCAGATGCTGAGCCCCTTCAGCCTGTTCTCTCAACAGTTCTGCGTCTTTGTGGCGGACAAGCGCCGGCCCGATCCAGTCCAGGTAGGACTTTGCCTGCGCCCGTTCAAAATCAGGCAGCAGCCAATCTTCCTGACCCAGCGCTGTCTGCCAGTCTGAAAGAGATTTTGCTGCATCTTTAACTGTTCCGATTAAAAAGAGCTTTTCCTTTGCACGGGTAAGCGCAACATACAAGACTCTGAGCTCTTCTGAAAGCAGCTCAATCTTCATTTTTTTCTTCATGGCTGAAAGCGCAAGCGTCGGATAGCTGATTCTGAGTGATGGTTTAATCAGCTTCGTGGCAAAGCCAAGCTCTTTATCCAGCAAATACTTTTTGTTCATATCCATCATATTAAACTGTCTTGCGAGCCCGGCAGTAAAGACCACCGGGAACTCTAGCCCTTTGCTGCTGTGGATGGTCATCAGCCTGACAACATCCTCCTGCTCGCCGAGTGCCCTTGCTGCACCGAGATCATCTCCGCGCTCCTGCATCCGTTCAATAAAGCGCAGAAACCGGAACAGTCCCCTGAACGAAGTCGCTTCATACTGTCTTGCCCTGTCATAAAGGGCACGCAGATTGGCCTGGCGCTGCTTTCCGCCCGGCATGCCGCCGACGTAGTTAAAGAACTTTGTATCTCTGTACAGCTGCCAGATCAGCTCTGAAACAGAGCCCATCCGCGCCCGTTCTCTCCACTCCTGGAGCTGATCATAAAATACTTGAAGCTGATCTCTTAAAGCCGCATCAGAGCCCTGAGCTTCAGAAAGAAACACCTTCAGCGCCTCAAAATAAGTGCCCTTTTTTGAATAGGTGCGGATAACAGCAAGTTCGTTCGTGCCAAGGCCCGCAACAGGAGACCTTAAAACAGACGCCAGAGGAACATCCTGATACGGGTTATCGATGACCTTCAGCAGCGACATCATGACAGCTACCTCCGCCGCTTCAAAATAACCGCCTGAGAGATTCGCATAGACAGGAATTCCTTCCTGCTTAAACTCTTCCATGATCTGCGGTGCCCACGGCATGGAACGGAGAAGCACGACAATATCTTTGTATGTGATATTTCGCGTGCCTCCAAGCTTTCGGTCATAGATCTGATATTTTGTCTGAACCATTTCCCGGATTTTTTTGGCCATCACTCTTGCTTCAAGCTGAACGGTTTCCAAATCCTCTGCAGCAAAAACATCTTCTTCAGAAGCATCATCTGATTCTTCTTTTCCTCGGTCCACAAGCAGAAGTTCCGCACTCATCGTTTCAGACTCCGGGTAGGACGCGCCAAGCTTCAGCTCAGCGGCTTCGTCATAGGCGACCTCTCCCACTTTTTCTCCCATCACCTGTTTAAAGAGAAAATTGGTGCCGTCTATCACTTCCGCACGGCTTCTGAAATTTTTTGACAGGTCAATTCTCAGACCGTCCTGTGCGTGATCGTCTTTGCCGAATGTCTTGTATTTGCTTAAAAACAGAAACGGCTCTGCAAGGCGGAAACGGTAAATGGACTGCTTGACATCGCCGACCATAAAGAGGTTTCCCGGCCCGCTTTTTGAAACAAGCTTCAGAATCGTTTCCTGAACAAGGTTTGTGTCCTGGTATTCATCAACAAGCACCTCTTCAAACTGCTGTCTGTAATCAAGGGCAGCTTCGCCCGGCTGCAGACGGCCGTGCTCATCTGGAACACCGAGAATCTGCAGGCAATAGTGCTCAAGGTCCGAGAAATCAACGATGCCTTTTTGTTTTTTCATCTCGTCAAAACGGATTCCGAACTGATGAACAAGCCCAATCAGTGTTTCTATGACAGGCTTCAGTTCCTTAAGGTCGTTCATGTGGCTTTCATAAGAGCGCGCAAACAATTCTTCCTGCAGCTGTTCAATCTGCTTTTTTGCGGAATTGCGGAGCGATGTCGCCTGTTCAAGCAGCTCTTTGCTGTATTCAGCCCCTCTGCATGCCTTGGCGCGGGAGAAAGAAATCAGCTTGATTTTCTCAGCAAGATCGTGCCACGACCCTTTCACCTCAAGCAGCCCCTGAACCTGTCTGATGTCATCTGTCAGATTTTCAGCTCTCGGTGCCGGACCTCCGGGCTTTTCAGTCAGGGCAAGCGCCCGTTTCAGCTTTTCGAGACTGCTCGTAAGCTGCATCGAGATGTCTTCAGCAAGATACGGGAAGAACGGCAGGTTTTCAAGCGGTTCTTCTCCGCCGTACATATCCAGCAGCCCATAAAGCCACCCTTCAGGATTCGGATGAGAGCGGGAAAAATCATACAGCGTCCGGATCAGTGTCTGAAGATCCGTATCGCTTCTGTCTGTTGTATACATATCAACAAGGTCAAAAAACCGCTCGTTATCGGGGATGCTGTACTGCTCTTCAAACAGATCATCAAGCACTTCATCGATCAGCAGCTGGCCTTCCGTCTGATCGGCAATCCGGAACCCGGGATCAAGGTCGATCAAATAATAATACTTTCTTACAACGTTTAAGCAGAACGAATGCAAGGTGGAAATGGCAGCCCTGTTCAGCAGTGAAAGCTGGCGTCTTAAATGCAGGGATGATGGATTTTCCTTCAGCGCCCTGTCAAGCGCTTCGCCGATCCGGTTTCTCATTTCAGCTGC is from Bacillus sp. FSL H8-0547 and encodes:
- a CDS encoding exonuclease SbcCD subunit D, producing MRILHTADWHLGRTLEGRSRLEEQAQFLDELSLIAADEKADAIIMAGDVFDTVNPPAAAEQLFYESISRLSDKGNRPVVVIAGNHDNPERVQAASPLADTQGIYLVGYPTADVLTIDVPSAGQTMAMAALAYPSEARLKEVLSDTHDEILLRNSYDERIRDLFAVMAGKFRKDTVNLAMSHIYVAGGSSTDSERPIEVGGAYTVAASSLPELAQYTALGHLHRPQTLKRASSVARYSGSPLAYSFSESGYAKSVTMVEADPGGQAQVSEILLSSGKPLVKWRAQEGLHQVHQWLDEGKDRLAWIDLEVHLKDTLSLEEIHRLRKSHPGFVHIRPVFEKNMNEEIRESRANLPIHELFTRFYEKQTGGAQPDGETMKLFLDMVHDESKDEEDRG
- the addA gene encoding helicase-exonuclease AddAB subunit AddA translates to MMLQKPADSQWTDDQWKAIVSSGQDILVAAAAGSGKTAVLVERIIRKIISKENPVDVDGLLVATFTNASAAEMRNRIGEALDRALKENPSSLHLRRQLSLLNRAAISTLHSFCLNVVRKYYYLIDLDPGFRIADQTEGQLLIDEVLDDLFEEQYSIPDNERFFDLVDMYTTDRSDTDLQTLIRTLYDFSRSHPNPEGWLYGLLDMYGGEEPLENLPFFPYLAEDISMQLTSSLEKLKRALALTEKPGGPAPRAENLTDDIRQVQGLLEVKGSWHDLAEKIKLISFSRAKACRGAEYSKELLEQATSLRNSAKKQIEQLQEELFARSYESHMNDLKELKPVIETLIGLVHQFGIRFDEMKKQKGIVDFSDLEHYCLQILGVPDEHGRLQPGEAALDYRQQFEEVLVDEYQDTNLVQETILKLVSKSGPGNLFMVGDVKQSIYRFRLAEPFLFLSKYKTFGKDDHAQDGLRIDLSKNFRSRAEVIDGTNFLFKQVMGEKVGEVAYDEAAELKLGASYPESETMSAELLLVDRGKEESDDASEEDVFAAEDLETVQLEARVMAKKIREMVQTKYQIYDRKLGGTRNITYKDIVVLLRSMPWAPQIMEEFKQEGIPVYANLSGGYFEAAEVAVMMSLLKVIDNPYQDVPLASVLRSPVAGLGTNELAVIRTYSKKGTYFEALKVFLSEAQGSDAALRDQLQVFYDQLQEWRERARMGSVSELIWQLYRDTKFFNYVGGMPGGKQRQANLRALYDRARQYEATSFRGLFRFLRFIERMQERGDDLGAARALGEQEDVVRLMTIHSSKGLEFPVVFTAGLARQFNMMDMNKKYLLDKELGFATKLIKPSLRISYPTLALSAMKKKMKIELLSEELRVLYVALTRAKEKLFLIGTVKDAAKSLSDWQTALGQEDWLLPDFERAQAKSYLDWIGPALVRHKDAELLREQAEGAQHLLTHPSRWLISMVKETDLYDIRAEEKKYDEDMLTALKNLEPIAEQSAYRDQIEKQLSWVYPHQFASVCRSKQSVSEVKRQQETRDEFSDIRILENQKDTYMFDRPKFMQKKTLTAAEKGTAMHAVMQQLNVREPVTKENTALKVNELVEKEILTRAQADSINIAAIVHFFETDIGMRLQKADRIEREVPFSYALPAEELYEAASGEQVLIQGVIDCLFEDEEGVVLLDYKTDAIHGKFPGGFEDAKPVLARRYSVQLDLYGKAIEKITKKPLSSKVLYFFDGGHVLEM
- a CDS encoding SbcC/MukB-like Walker B domain-containing protein; amino-acid sequence: MKPIALTISGLHSFREKQTVDFSSLCEGGVFGIFGPTGSGKSSILDAMTLALYGKVERAANNTHGIINHAEDTVHVSFTFELENAESLKRYSVERMFKRTDEHRVKTALCRILEHGEETAVLADKAAEVNEKVHALLGLTIDDFTRAVVLPQGKFAEFLSLKGAERRQMLQRLFHLEQYGEELVKKVRKRLMDARGEQNEISAEQAGLGDASEEAVKLAEEELKGVNLLLEKRQKEYEETVRQHQELEEVRALQLEQESYEKELAELEKRKADIEQLAAKLDRAEKADLAKPYAEALQTAEREKELSSRIKEESSQEWQRQKRSYAAAASAYEQIRKQKAADEPALASRKEQLLQLLALEEELKNENRLLEEKEAQHNRLTTELSEKEETAARANELLKKAVQKQNLLKEQMEKNTVTSKERERIRAASEQRMFLANAESVLAEWKNKAEHKKQKIGQSDEILKQAKGEIQEAEGSLKALYDNVQWGYHASCEVLNQHKKLAETRQQLLQQEKKNVQRNMAEMLAKSLTADEPCPVCGSVHHPAPADFKALESSDGSNLEMLEKQAGQDALLTLQLENAKEKWEDLSKEMVSSYSFLSSVLTDVKDRNDEMDVLTESKSLTQDFLQMKEQYTKLDSSVRKQNEALRQLEFTHGTLVSEHQEAAEKRQQAEKEHNAALEKWTETFGDLTADQAAEEQRLIREKDEQFEELKTRVAKSIDFIEEKEKEIKQLERECQQLSISRAELTAYLTSMRQTAAEKQKRIEKETGEKDLSLQLQENEMMLKELSAKEQSLYKSFQEAMEALQKAESSSAAAEKTFEQAEARLREAAEKWEQIKQKTPFKDASEAAAAFMPQAVKQNLKEEFDVYQDKKKQVMADFKRVEAKRKNRSVSSEEWESIKELKAETKQLADTASEARGAAAKALHILKDKHERYMELEQKRLELEELAARLEKLQTVFKGNAFVEFLAEEQLHLVSEDASERLGQLTRQRYAIEVDSSGGFVMRDDANGGVRRPVSSLSGGETFLTSLALALSLSSQIQLRGEYPLQFFFLDEGFGTLDADLLDTVITALEKLQSDNLSVGVISHVQELRARLPRKLVVTPAEPTGSGTSVQIEVM